One genomic window of Pseudomonas aeruginosa includes the following:
- the copA1 gene encoding copper-translocating P-type ATPase CopA1, whose product MNSATLTELDLPVSGMTCASCAGRVERALKKVPGVAAASVNLASEQARVQAPADSLPALVAAVEQAGYQVPARSLELSIEGMTCASCVGRVERALKKVPGVREVSVNLASERAHLELLGAVDSQALLQAVEQAGYKARLLDAGQPRQDDAERRLRRERWWVIAALVLALPLVLPMLVEWAGLHWMLPPWAQFLLATPVQFVIGARFYVSAWRAVKAGAGNMDLLVALGTSAGYGLSVYLWLTAPPGHMPHLYFEASTVVIALILLGKYLESRAKRQTASAIRALEALRPERAVRLRDGREEEVAIAELRLGDEVVVRPGERFPVDGEVLDGSSHADEALITGESLPVPKAPGDKVTGGAINGEGRLLLRTTALGGETVLAKIIRLVEDAQAAKAPIQKLVDKVSQVFVPVVILIALVTLGAWLVAGVGLEQALVNAVAVLVIACPCALGLATPTAIMAGTGVAARHGILIKDAESLEVAHAVTSVAFDKTGTLTSGRPQIIHLGGDDQEQLLRLAGALQRGSEHPLAKAVLERCAERDLEVPPVNASQALSGRGIQGEVEGRRLALGNRRLLDEQELKPGALASAAADWEAEGRTLSWLLELAPEKRVLGLFAFGDSLKDGAAEAVEALRGRDIHSHLITGDNRGSAAVVAKALGIDDVHAEVLPADKAATVAELKGRGRVVAMVGDGINDAPALAAADVGIAMGGGTDVAMHAAGITLMRGDPRLVPAALDISRRTYAKIRQNLFWAFIYNVIGIPLAAFGLLNPMVAGAAMAFSSVSVVGNALLLRRWKP is encoded by the coding sequence ATGAACAGCGCCACGCTAACCGAGCTCGATCTGCCGGTCAGCGGCATGACTTGCGCGTCCTGCGCCGGCCGTGTCGAACGAGCCCTGAAGAAAGTGCCCGGGGTCGCGGCCGCCTCGGTCAACCTGGCCAGCGAGCAGGCCCGCGTACAGGCCCCGGCGGACAGCCTGCCGGCCCTGGTGGCGGCGGTCGAGCAGGCCGGCTACCAGGTTCCGGCGCGCAGCCTGGAACTGTCCATCGAGGGCATGACCTGCGCCAGTTGCGTCGGCCGGGTCGAGCGGGCGCTGAAGAAGGTGCCCGGCGTACGCGAGGTCAGCGTCAACCTGGCCAGCGAGCGCGCCCACCTCGAGTTGCTCGGCGCAGTGGACAGCCAGGCCTTGCTGCAGGCGGTGGAACAGGCCGGCTACAAGGCCCGCCTGCTCGACGCGGGGCAACCACGCCAGGACGATGCCGAGCGCCGCCTGCGCCGCGAACGCTGGTGGGTTATCGCCGCGCTGGTGCTGGCGTTGCCGCTGGTGCTGCCGATGCTGGTGGAATGGGCCGGCCTGCACTGGATGCTGCCGCCGTGGGCACAGTTCCTCCTGGCGACCCCGGTGCAGTTCGTCATCGGCGCGCGCTTCTATGTCTCCGCCTGGCGCGCGGTGAAGGCCGGCGCCGGCAACATGGACCTGCTGGTCGCCCTCGGCACCAGCGCCGGCTACGGCCTCAGCGTCTACCTCTGGCTGACCGCCCCGCCCGGCCACATGCCGCACCTCTACTTCGAAGCCTCCACCGTGGTGATCGCCCTGATCCTCCTCGGCAAGTACCTGGAAAGCCGCGCCAAGCGCCAGACCGCCAGCGCCATCCGCGCCCTCGAGGCGTTGCGCCCGGAGCGCGCGGTGCGCCTGCGCGACGGTCGCGAGGAAGAGGTGGCGATCGCCGAGTTGCGCCTCGGCGACGAGGTGGTGGTGCGTCCCGGCGAACGCTTCCCGGTGGACGGCGAGGTGCTCGACGGCAGCAGCCACGCCGACGAGGCGCTGATCACCGGCGAGAGCCTGCCGGTGCCCAAGGCTCCCGGCGACAAGGTCACCGGCGGCGCGATCAACGGCGAAGGCCGCCTGCTCCTGCGCACCACTGCGCTCGGCGGGGAAACGGTGCTGGCGAAGATCATCCGCCTGGTGGAAGACGCCCAGGCCGCCAAGGCGCCGATCCAGAAGCTGGTGGACAAGGTCAGCCAGGTCTTCGTCCCGGTGGTGATCCTCATCGCGCTGGTCACCCTCGGCGCCTGGCTGGTCGCCGGGGTCGGCCTGGAGCAGGCCCTGGTTAACGCCGTGGCGGTGCTGGTGATCGCCTGCCCCTGCGCCCTCGGCCTGGCCACCCCGACCGCGATCATGGCCGGCACCGGCGTGGCCGCGCGCCACGGCATCCTGATCAAGGACGCAGAGTCCCTGGAAGTCGCCCATGCGGTCACCAGCGTGGCCTTCGACAAGACCGGCACCCTGACCTCCGGGCGACCGCAGATCATCCACCTCGGCGGCGACGACCAGGAGCAACTGCTCAGGCTCGCCGGCGCTCTGCAACGCGGCAGCGAGCACCCGCTGGCCAAGGCCGTGCTCGAGCGCTGCGCCGAGCGCGACCTGGAGGTTCCGCCGGTGAACGCCAGCCAGGCCCTCAGCGGTCGCGGCATCCAGGGCGAGGTCGAGGGTCGGCGGCTGGCCTTGGGCAACCGCCGCCTGCTCGACGAGCAGGAACTCAAGCCCGGCGCGCTGGCGAGTGCCGCCGCGGACTGGGAGGCCGAGGGCCGCACCCTGTCCTGGCTGCTGGAACTGGCTCCGGAGAAACGCGTGCTCGGCCTGTTCGCCTTCGGCGACAGCCTCAAGGACGGCGCCGCCGAAGCGGTGGAGGCCCTGCGCGGACGGGATATCCACAGCCACCTGATCACCGGCGACAACCGCGGCAGCGCGGCGGTGGTGGCCAAGGCCCTGGGCATCGACGACGTACACGCGGAAGTGCTGCCGGCGGACAAGGCCGCCACGGTCGCCGAGCTGAAAGGCCGGGGCCGGGTGGTGGCGATGGTCGGCGACGGCATCAACGACGCCCCGGCGCTGGCCGCTGCCGACGTCGGCATCGCCATGGGTGGCGGCACCGACGTGGCCATGCACGCCGCCGGCATCACCCTGATGCGCGGCGACCCGCGCCTGGTGCCGGCGGCGCTGGACATCTCGCGGCGGACCTACGCGAAGATCCGCCAGAACCTGTTCTGGGCCTTCATCTACAACGTGATCGGCATCCCGCTGGCGGCCTTCGGCCTGCTCAACCCGATGGTGGCGGGCGCGGCGATGGCCTTCTCCAGCGTCAGCGTGGTCGGCAACGCCCTGCTCCTGCGACGCTGGAAGCCCTGA
- a CDS encoding PhoH family protein, which produces MDDHGRSRPTQPTLYVLDTNVLIHDPNALLNFQEHRVAIPMTVLEELDKLKTGKHTIAAECRQAIRLIDQVLGEATPEQVEGGVPIQRGKNGPSGSLSILMSKRAEPITWLPEHLNDNKIINQLVELKSRHSGVRVVLVTKDINMRLKARACGVDAEDYHTDQLIDDVALLSRGYHSLAGSFWDRVSKVETRQDHGRTWHRVQLTDNLPAVHINEFIVDEQGFVGWIKGIQQDELTILDLHQEPLLHQEAWGLRPRDVYQSLALYALLDPDIHLVNLSGAAGSGKTILALAAAIEQTMVSKRYRRIIATRSVQGLDEDIGFLPGTEAEKMEPWLGAITDNLEALHMDDECTHGSVDYILSKVPLQFKSLNYIRGRSFQQSLILIDECQNLTPHQMKTIITRAGSGSKVICLGNLAQIDTPYLSATSSGLTYLTERFKDFPHGVHVTLQGVPRSVLAEYAEAHM; this is translated from the coding sequence ATGGATGACCACGGACGTTCCCGCCCCACCCAGCCCACCCTGTACGTCCTCGATACCAATGTCCTGATCCACGATCCGAATGCCCTGTTGAACTTCCAGGAACACCGCGTCGCGATCCCGATGACGGTGCTCGAAGAGCTGGACAAGCTGAAGACCGGAAAGCACACCATCGCCGCCGAGTGCCGCCAGGCCATCCGCCTGATCGACCAGGTACTCGGCGAGGCCACGCCCGAGCAGGTAGAGGGAGGGGTACCGATCCAGCGTGGCAAGAACGGCCCCAGCGGCAGCCTGTCGATCCTCATGAGCAAGCGTGCCGAGCCCATCACCTGGCTGCCGGAGCACCTCAACGACAACAAGATCATCAACCAGTTGGTCGAGCTGAAGAGCCGCCACAGCGGCGTGCGCGTGGTGCTGGTGACCAAGGACATCAACATGCGCCTGAAGGCGCGCGCCTGCGGGGTGGACGCGGAGGACTACCACACCGACCAGTTGATCGACGACGTGGCCCTGCTGTCGCGCGGCTACCATTCCCTCGCCGGCTCTTTCTGGGACCGCGTGAGCAAGGTCGAGACCCGCCAGGACCACGGCCGTACCTGGCATCGCGTGCAGCTCACCGACAACCTGCCGGCGGTGCACATCAACGAGTTCATCGTCGACGAACAGGGCTTCGTCGGCTGGATCAAGGGCATCCAGCAGGACGAGCTGACCATCCTCGACCTGCACCAGGAGCCGCTCCTGCACCAGGAAGCCTGGGGCCTGCGGCCACGCGACGTGTACCAGTCGCTGGCGCTGTACGCGCTGCTCGACCCGGACATCCACCTGGTCAACCTGTCCGGTGCCGCCGGTTCCGGCAAGACCATCCTGGCGCTCGCCGCGGCCATCGAGCAGACCATGGTCAGCAAGCGCTACCGGCGCATCATCGCCACCCGCAGCGTGCAGGGCCTGGACGAGGACATCGGCTTCCTGCCCGGCACCGAGGCGGAAAAGATGGAGCCCTGGCTCGGCGCCATCACCGACAACCTCGAAGCGCTGCACATGGACGACGAATGCACCCATGGCAGCGTCGACTACATCCTCAGCAAGGTGCCGTTGCAGTTCAAGTCGCTGAACTACATCCGCGGGCGCAGCTTCCAGCAGAGCCTGATCCTCATCGACGAATGCCAGAACCTCACGCCGCACCAGATGAAGACCATCATCACCCGCGCCGGCAGCGGTTCGAAGGTGATCTGCCTGGGCAACCTGGCGCAGATCGACACGCCCTACCTGTCCGCCACCAGCTCCGGCCTGACCTACCTCACCGAACGCTTCAAGGACTTCCCCCACGGCGTGCACGTGACCCTGCAAGGGGTGCCGCGCTCGGTGCTGGCGGAGTACGCCGAGGCGCACATGTGA
- the moaC gene encoding cyclic pyranopterin monophosphate synthase MoaC, with protein MLTHLDSQGRANMVDVTEKAVTSREATAEAVVRMRPETLQLIQDGGHPKGDVFAVARIAGIQAAKRTHELIPLCHPLLLTSVKLELQAEAPDAVRIRARCRLAGQTGVEMEALTAASVAALTIYDMCKAVDRGMVIEQVQLLEKLGGKSGHYRKEEEGQA; from the coding sequence GTGCTGACCCATCTCGATTCCCAGGGCCGCGCCAACATGGTCGACGTCACGGAAAAGGCCGTGACCTCCCGTGAAGCCACGGCCGAGGCCGTGGTGCGCATGCGCCCGGAAACCCTGCAACTGATCCAGGACGGCGGCCATCCCAAGGGCGACGTCTTCGCCGTGGCGCGGATCGCCGGCATCCAGGCGGCCAAGCGCACCCACGAACTGATCCCGCTGTGCCATCCGTTGTTGCTCACCAGCGTCAAGCTCGAACTGCAGGCCGAGGCGCCGGACGCCGTGCGCATCCGCGCGCGTTGCCGGCTGGCCGGGCAGACCGGCGTGGAGATGGAGGCGCTCACCGCCGCCAGCGTCGCGGCCCTGACCATCTACGACATGTGCAAGGCGGTGGACCGCGGGATGGTCATCGAGCAGGTCCAGTTGCTGGAGAAGCTCGGCGGCAAGAGCGGCCACTACCGCAAAGAGGAGGAAGGGCAGGCATGA
- the moaD gene encoding molybdopterin converting factor subunit 1 — MIRVQYFARYREALGIDGEQLNWDAGLATLGALRQLLVERGGAWERTLGEQNLMCARNQELCGLDEPLQDGDEVAFFPTVTGG, encoded by the coding sequence ATGATCCGCGTGCAGTATTTCGCCCGTTACCGCGAAGCCCTAGGCATCGACGGCGAGCAGTTGAACTGGGACGCCGGGCTGGCGACCCTCGGCGCCTTGCGCCAGCTCCTGGTGGAGCGCGGCGGGGCCTGGGAGCGTACCCTCGGCGAGCAGAACCTGATGTGTGCGCGCAATCAGGAACTGTGCGGCCTCGACGAGCCGTTGCAGGACGGCGACGAAGTCGCCTTCTTCCCCACCGTCACCGGAGGTTGA
- the moaE gene encoding molybdopterin synthase catalytic subunit MoaE, which yields MAIRVQQAAFDPGQELNALHAQNVGIGAVVGFVGYVRDFNDGREVGGMFLEHYPGMTEKALGKIAAEAGQRWPLLRLEILHRIGRLEPGEPIVFVGCASAHRQAAFDACNFVMDYLKTRAPFWKKEDTAEGPRWVEGRCSDQAAAQRWEE from the coding sequence ATGGCCATCCGCGTCCAGCAGGCCGCTTTCGATCCGGGGCAGGAGCTTAACGCCCTGCATGCGCAGAACGTCGGCATCGGCGCGGTGGTCGGCTTCGTCGGCTACGTGCGCGACTTCAACGACGGTCGCGAGGTCGGCGGGATGTTCCTCGAACATTATCCGGGCATGACCGAGAAGGCCCTCGGCAAGATCGCCGCCGAGGCCGGGCAGCGCTGGCCGCTGCTGCGCCTGGAGATCCTCCACCGCATCGGCCGCCTGGAGCCGGGCGAGCCGATCGTCTTCGTCGGTTGCGCCAGCGCCCACCGGCAGGCGGCGTTCGACGCCTGCAACTTCGTCATGGACTACCTGAAGACCCGCGCGCCGTTCTGGAAGAAGGAAGACACCGCCGAAGGCCCGCGCTGGGTCGAAGGCCGCTGCAGCGACCAGGCCGCCGCGCAGCGCTGGGAGGAGTGA
- the moaB gene encoding molybdenum cofactor biosynthesis protein B yields MSHLATSTFQPLNIAILTVSDTRTLETDTSGQTLADALLAAGHRLHQRSLKTDDIYQIRAVVSAWIADPEVQVGLITGGTGFTARDNTPQAVGPLFERDVEGFGELFRQVSQREIGTSTIQSRALAGLSNGTLVCCLPGSPGACRTAWNEILLAQLDSRTRPCNFVPHLKTPPAVAPVAGCGCRS; encoded by the coding sequence ATGAGCCACCTGGCCACCTCCACCTTCCAGCCGCTGAACATCGCCATCCTCACCGTCAGCGACACCCGTACCCTGGAAACCGATACTTCCGGCCAGACCCTCGCCGACGCGCTGCTGGCCGCCGGTCATCGCCTGCACCAGCGGAGCCTGAAGACCGATGACATCTACCAGATCCGCGCGGTGGTCTCGGCCTGGATCGCCGACCCCGAGGTACAGGTCGGCCTGATCACCGGCGGCACCGGCTTCACCGCGCGGGACAACACCCCGCAGGCGGTCGGGCCGCTGTTCGAGCGCGATGTCGAGGGCTTCGGCGAACTGTTCCGCCAGGTCTCGCAGCGCGAGATCGGCACTTCCACCATCCAGTCGCGGGCGCTGGCCGGGCTCAGCAACGGTACCCTGGTGTGCTGCCTGCCCGGCTCGCCGGGCGCCTGTCGCACCGCCTGGAACGAGATTCTCCTGGCGCAACTGGACAGCCGCACCCGCCCGTGCAATTTCGTCCCGCACCTGAAGACCCCGCCAGCCGTGGCGCCGGTGGCCGGCTGCGGGTGCCGCTCGTGA
- the glp gene encoding gephyrin-like molybdotransferase Glp: protein MSACACDGGQLRPLDEALAELLARAPRPPACESLALERALGRVLGEDLLAPMDLPHWDNSAMDGYALCSADLPRSGGSLTVGARIAAGDTRGMSLPLGQAARIFTGAPLPTGADCVVPQELCVVDGERVQLPPVSAGQHVRRRGEELRRGAPVLRAGQRLRPQELGLLASLGVATVSVRRRLRIGLLSSGDELREPGQTLLAGQIYNANRYCIGALLRGLGFEVHDEEVLADELVASRDALSLAASEWDALVTSGGVSVGEEDHLKRAIAELGEVNLWRLAIQPGKPFAFGSVAGKPWLGLPGNPAAALVTALLVARPFLLRQQGLFDVVPRPLALPAAFDWPQPRARRQYLRARLDERGRVEIHPQQGSAMLLAASWADGLAVIERGATLGVGDAIDFLPFSALMA, encoded by the coding sequence GTGAGCGCTTGCGCCTGCGATGGCGGCCAACTGCGCCCGCTCGACGAGGCGCTGGCCGAACTGCTGGCGCGCGCGCCGCGCCCGCCAGCCTGCGAGAGCCTGGCCCTGGAGCGGGCGCTGGGACGAGTGCTCGGCGAGGACCTGCTGGCGCCGATGGACCTGCCGCATTGGGACAACAGCGCGATGGACGGCTACGCCTTGTGCTCCGCCGACCTGCCGCGCAGCGGCGGCAGCCTGACGGTCGGCGCGCGGATCGCCGCCGGCGACACCCGCGGCATGAGCCTGCCGCTGGGCCAGGCGGCGCGGATCTTCACCGGCGCGCCGCTGCCGACCGGCGCCGACTGCGTGGTGCCGCAGGAACTCTGCGTGGTCGACGGCGAGCGCGTGCAGTTGCCGCCGGTGAGCGCCGGCCAGCATGTGCGCCGGCGCGGCGAGGAGTTGCGTCGCGGCGCGCCGGTGCTGCGTGCCGGACAGCGCTTGCGCCCGCAGGAACTCGGCCTGCTGGCGAGTCTCGGCGTCGCCACGGTCTCGGTGCGTCGGCGCTTGCGCATCGGCCTGCTGAGCAGCGGCGACGAATTGCGCGAGCCCGGCCAGACACTGTTGGCCGGGCAGATCTACAACGCCAACCGTTACTGCATCGGCGCCTTGCTGCGCGGTCTCGGCTTCGAGGTGCACGACGAGGAAGTGCTGGCCGACGAACTGGTGGCCAGCCGCGATGCGCTCAGCCTGGCGGCCTCCGAATGGGACGCGCTGGTCACCAGCGGCGGTGTCTCGGTAGGCGAGGAAGACCACCTCAAGCGCGCCATCGCCGAGCTTGGCGAGGTCAACCTGTGGCGCCTGGCGATCCAGCCGGGCAAGCCGTTCGCCTTCGGCTCCGTGGCCGGCAAGCCCTGGCTGGGGCTGCCCGGCAACCCTGCGGCGGCGCTGGTCACCGCATTACTGGTGGCGCGTCCGTTCCTGCTTCGCCAGCAGGGACTGTTCGACGTAGTGCCGCGGCCGCTGGCGTTGCCGGCGGCCTTCGACTGGCCGCAACCGCGGGCGCGTCGCCAGTACCTGCGGGCGCGGCTCGATGAACGGGGGCGGGTGGAAATCCACCCGCAGCAGGGCTCGGCGATGCTGCTTGCCGCCAGTTGGGCGGACGGGCTGGCGGTGATCGAGCGCGGCGCCACCCTGGGCGTGGGTGATGCGATCGACTTTCTGCCGTTCTCCGCACTGATGGCCTGA
- the ubiU gene encoding ubiquinone anaerobic biosynthesis protein UbiU: MQLVCPAGSLPALKSALRQGADAIYVGFRDDTNARHFAGLNLDERQLQEGLRRVHEAGRQLYVAVNTYSSAQGWERWQRAVDQAADLGVDALIAADVAVLGYAAKRHPRLNLHLSVQGSATNAAALALYHERYGIRRAVLPRVLSLAQVRQVAAGSPVPVEVFAFGSLCIMAEGRCHLSSYVTGESPNLCGVCSPARAVRWSEEPEGLTSRLNEVLIDRYAAGEAAGYPTLCKGRFLVNGQRFHALEEPTSLNTLDLVPQLAEIGVAAVKIEGRQRSPAYVEQVTRVWRQALDSYASAPGAYSVQPQWQRALAGLSEGHQTTLGAYHRSWQ, encoded by the coding sequence ATGCAACTGGTCTGTCCGGCGGGCAGCCTGCCCGCCTTGAAGTCGGCCCTGCGACAGGGCGCCGATGCCATCTACGTCGGTTTCCGCGACGACACCAACGCCCGCCATTTCGCCGGCCTCAACCTTGACGAACGCCAGTTGCAGGAAGGCCTGCGGCGAGTCCACGAGGCCGGGCGGCAGCTCTACGTAGCGGTCAACACCTATTCCAGCGCGCAGGGCTGGGAGCGCTGGCAGCGCGCGGTGGACCAGGCCGCCGACCTCGGCGTCGATGCGTTGATCGCCGCCGACGTGGCGGTGCTCGGCTATGCCGCGAAGCGTCATCCGCGGCTCAACCTGCATCTGTCGGTGCAGGGCTCGGCAACCAATGCCGCGGCCCTGGCCCTCTATCACGAACGCTACGGCATCCGTCGCGCGGTCCTGCCCCGCGTGCTATCGCTGGCGCAGGTACGCCAGGTGGCGGCCGGTAGCCCGGTGCCGGTGGAGGTGTTCGCCTTCGGCAGCCTGTGCATCATGGCCGAGGGCCGCTGCCACCTGTCCTCCTACGTCACCGGCGAGTCGCCGAACCTCTGCGGCGTCTGTTCGCCGGCCAGGGCGGTGCGCTGGAGCGAGGAACCGGAGGGGTTGACCTCGCGCCTCAACGAAGTGCTCATCGACCGCTACGCCGCCGGCGAGGCGGCCGGCTACCCGACCCTCTGCAAGGGCCGTTTCCTGGTCAATGGCCAGCGCTTCCATGCGCTGGAGGAACCGACCAGCCTGAACACCCTGGACCTGGTCCCGCAGCTGGCGGAAATCGGCGTGGCGGCGGTGAAGATCGAAGGCCGCCAGCGCAGCCCGGCCTACGTCGAGCAGGTCACCCGGGTCTGGCGCCAGGCGCTGGACAGCTACGCCAGCGCGCCGGGCGCCTATAGCGTGCAGCCGCAATGGCAGCGCGCGCTGGCCGGACTTTCCGAAGGGCACCAGACCACCCTGGGCGCCTATCACCGTTCCTGGCAGTGA
- a CDS encoding U32 family peptidase, which produces MKLSLGPLLFYWDKRQIFDFYAEMASQPLDVIYLGETVCAKRRALSLNDWQALARELAQATRAELVLSGLALIEAASELSSLRRLCENGELRVEANDMAAVYYLSQRGVPFVGGPALNLYNGHALAELYSWGMRRWIPPVEVSGKLLRGVLDQAAQLGLEQLQTEVFAYGHLPLAYSARCFTARAENRPKDDCQFCCQQYPEGIPLLSQEGEALFTLNGIQTMSGKVSNLLADYRSLEHSGADLLRLSPRAQGMAEVIAAFDRVRKGAAPPLAVEGCNGYWHGRPGMLRAEEAGLC; this is translated from the coding sequence ATGAAACTGAGCCTGGGACCGCTGCTGTTCTACTGGGACAAGCGGCAGATATTCGATTTCTACGCCGAGATGGCCAGCCAGCCGCTCGACGTCATCTACCTCGGCGAGACCGTCTGCGCCAAGCGCCGGGCGCTGTCCCTGAATGACTGGCAGGCGCTGGCCCGCGAGCTGGCGCAGGCGACCCGTGCCGAGCTGGTGCTCTCCGGGCTGGCGCTGATCGAGGCCGCTTCGGAGCTGTCCAGCCTGCGCCGGCTATGCGAGAACGGCGAACTCCGGGTCGAGGCCAACGACATGGCCGCCGTCTATTACCTCAGCCAGCGCGGCGTGCCCTTTGTCGGCGGTCCGGCGCTGAACCTCTACAACGGTCATGCCCTGGCCGAACTGTATTCCTGGGGTATGCGCCGCTGGATTCCGCCGGTGGAAGTCTCCGGCAAGCTGCTGCGCGGGGTGCTCGACCAGGCTGCGCAGCTGGGCCTGGAGCAATTGCAGACCGAGGTCTTCGCCTACGGTCACCTGCCGCTGGCCTACTCGGCGCGCTGCTTCACCGCGCGGGCGGAGAACCGGCCCAAGGACGACTGCCAGTTCTGCTGCCAGCAGTATCCCGAAGGTATCCCGCTGCTCAGCCAGGAGGGCGAGGCGCTGTTCACCCTCAACGGCATCCAGACCATGTCCGGCAAGGTCAGCAACCTGCTGGCCGACTACCGCTCGCTGGAACATAGCGGCGCCGACCTGCTACGCCTGAGTCCTCGGGCGCAGGGCATGGCCGAGGTGATCGCGGCCTTCGACCGGGTACGCAAGGGTGCCGCTCCGCCGCTCGCTGTGGAAGGCTGCAACGGCTACTGGCACGGCCGGCCGGGGATGCTGCGGGCAGAGGAGGCAGGGCTATGCTGA
- the ubiT gene encoding ubiquinone anaerobic biosynthesis accessory factor UbiT: MLNRQRLLLGVAGRLLPLAAKVPRGLQHLVLQRVANRLFAQPLEEGAFDLLEGRWLRLEVRDLGVGWCVTRVPGGLRLVERPRASVTIRGDWRDFLLLASRHEDPDTLFFRRRLVIEGDTELGLAVKNLLDSLDPEHLPPWLWNAVERAGRAVQEERGEAPQGPVQGARGG; this comes from the coding sequence ATGCTGAACCGCCAACGCCTGCTCCTCGGCGTCGCCGGACGCCTGTTGCCGCTGGCGGCGAAGGTTCCGCGCGGGCTCCAGCACCTGGTCCTGCAACGGGTCGCCAACCGGCTGTTCGCCCAGCCGCTGGAGGAGGGCGCCTTCGACCTGCTGGAAGGTCGCTGGCTGCGCCTGGAAGTCAGGGACCTCGGCGTCGGCTGGTGCGTCACCCGGGTGCCCGGCGGCCTGCGCCTGGTCGAACGGCCACGGGCCAGCGTGACCATCCGTGGCGACTGGCGCGACTTCCTGCTGCTGGCCAGCCGGCATGAGGACCCGGATACCCTGTTCTTCCGCCGCCGCCTGGTGATCGAGGGCGACACCGAGCTGGGCCTGGCGGTCAAGAACCTCCTCGACAGCCTCGACCCGGAGCACCTGCCGCCCTGGTTGTGGAACGCCGTGGAACGGGCCGGGCGGGCAGTGCAGGAGGAGCGCGGCGAGGCGCCCCAGGGGCCGGTCCAGGGCGCGCGGGGCGGCTGA